A single genomic interval of Gouania willdenowi chromosome 22, fGouWil2.1, whole genome shotgun sequence harbors:
- the LOC114455900 gene encoding LOW QUALITY PROTEIN: stAR-related lipid transfer protein 9-like (The sequence of the model RefSeq protein was modified relative to this genomic sequence to represent the inferred CDS: inserted 1 base in 1 codon) has protein sequence LTFVLFPDLSQHVVSDCKQAMELLEQGISNRMTAATHNHDASSRSHAIFTIQYTQAILENNLPSETVSRINLVDLAGSERADPQYCKDRLTEGSNINKSLVTLGIVISALAHNSQMSSSCQSINTVTSECDGSSSVSGGGARRHCFIPYRDSVLTWLLKDSLGGNSKTIMIATVSPSAACYNETLSTLRYAAHARNIVNKPRVNEDAHVRLIRELREEIDRLKNMLLSFEMQRNPSPSLSDEKEGSLSEMVLQNELKVDQLTKDWSESWGDKELLEEYSVDIXQDQAGFLINSLRPHLVALHRDVLSTQTACYHLREGVTHIGPPSLFQEPHIVIQGNANCEIENDGGVVTLKPLPGCVCVVNGGEVTKPCRLAQGTVITLDGIHMFCFNHPAEAAVLQECRQASEGGINCTSLITDGSAEDEDQVRTSCTSEELKVRQRLEEKKFFIERLRQQIQSEQRRTEKELEKEQEHLLQQHIDIQQWIVQEKNHLIAVEQRITKDSGVQADIIPRPLLETSSSQFSRDQGDFSGDCPSEVVRATKKSVQEELLKHHALCRAERRIRRKKLHFQLQRIANKRQLLEAKRELKQLEKAFPLAPDIPDPPEQGSQTGTTLRGRPLISRRHSISTDLLSRLYPQHNPVFKHFLRRNRSIELTSNLSPSNSTGCREWVSDEGLPCQRTQICSGSVFSGQSRPHRNRLSSRESPLEQPNAKSWPERPERKPLLPRRDLTFRNKSDHDSAVSVKPGIESFLPASKENSPENTKHLVHSEKRGETSIGSSLNCPVGSKIKTSLFKKLKKSSLVITKAHVSKYLGRFASKFYWKRLQGKNHRTLKMSQSKGSIKEAVSCQELDQRTPFENIRHRRWHSTETLMNKTSWWIDRHQGLGGWGKEQEDDGDEGASDCESLFSLDSLSSAYATILVEQLRHEELAQSDTESEDSEMSKDSLKLERNGKLPTLQNQDER, from the exons TTAACCTTCGTCTTATTTCCAGACCTGTCTCAGCACGTGGTGTCTGACTGCAAACAAGCGATGGAGCTTCTAGAACAAGGCATCTCCAACCGAATGACCGCAGCCACCCACAACCACGACGCCAGCAGTAGATCCCACGCCATCTTTACTATTCAGTACACACAG GCAATCCTGGAAAATAACCTGCCGTCAGAAACTGTGAGCAGAATTAACCTGGTGGACCTGGCTGGGAG TGAGAGAGCTGATCCCCAATACTGCAAAGATAGACTGACAGAAGGCTCCAACATCAACAAGTCACTGGTTACTCTGGGCATTGTTATTTCAGCTCTAG CCCACAACTCCCAGATGTCGAGCAGCTGCCAGAGCATCAACACCGTGACGTCTGAGTGTGACGGCAGCAGCTCTGTgtcagggggcggagccaggAGGCACTGCTTCATCCCTTACAGAGACTCAGTGCTGACCTGGCTCCTCAAAGACAGCCTGGGAGGAAACTCCAAAACCATCATGATCGCAA CCGTCTCACCCTCTGCTGCCTGTTATAACGAGACTCTGAGCACGCTGCGCTACGCCGCCCACGCCAGAAACATTGTCAACAAGCCCCGTGTGAACGAG GATGCACACGTTCGACTGATCAGGGAACTGAGGGAGGAGATTGACAGGCTGAAGAACATGCTGCTCAGCTTTGAGATG CAACGTAATCCCAGTCCATCTCTGAGTGATGAGAAGGAAGGAAGTCTCTCTGAGATGGTGCTACAAAATGAACTAAAG GTAGATCAGCTGACTAAGGACTGGTCTGAGAGCTGGGGGGACAAGGAGCTGCTGGAGGAGTACAGTGTAGACA AACAGGACCAGGCTGGATTCCTCATCAACTCCCTCAGACCTCATCTGGTGGCTCTTCATAGAGACGTCCTCAGCACTCAAACAGCATGTTATCACCTCAGG GAAGGAGTTACTCACATTGGACCTCCGAGCCTTTTCCAAGAACCACACATag TTATCCAGGGAAACGCCAACTGTGAGATTGAAAACGACGGCGGGGTGGTAACGCTCAAGCCACTGCCGGGTTGTGTGTGCGTAGTCAACGGTGGAGAGGTCACTAAGCCGTGCAGACTGGCTCAAG GGACAGTGATCACATTAGATGGAATCCATATGTTCTGCTTCAACCATCCTGCAGAAGCTGCTGTCCTCCAGGAGTGCAGGCAG GCCAGTGAAGGTGGAATAAATTGCACCTCCTTGATTACTGATGGCAG TGCTGAAGATGAGGACCAGGTAAGGACCTCCTGTACCAGTGAGGAGCTGAAGGTCAGGCAGCGACTGGAGGAAAAGAAGTTCTTCATCGAGAGATTACGACAACAAATTCAGTCTGAACAGAGACGGACTGAGAAAGAGCTGGAAAAGGAGCAGGAACATCTCCTACAGCAACACATAGATA TCCAGCAGTGGATTGTCCAGGAGAAAAATCACTTGATAGCTGTGGAGCAAAGAATCACCAAAGACTCTGGAGTTCAAGCAGACATCATACCTAGACCACTCCTGGAAACGTCATCAAGTCAGTTTTCCAGGGATCAAGGAGATTTCTCTGGGGATTGTCCATCTGAGGTGGTCAGGGCTACAAAGAAATCAGTGCAGGAGGAGCTCCTCAAACATCACGCCCTTTGTCGCGCCGAGAGACGCATCCGTCGGAAGAAGCTTCACTTTCAGCTGCAGAGAATCGCCAACAAGAGGCAACTGTTGGAAGCTAAACGAGAGTTAAAGCAGCTGGAAAAGGCCTTTCCATTAGCACCAGATATCCCAGACCCTCCAGAGCAAGGATCACAGACTGGAACTACGCTCCGAGGACGGCCGCTTATTTCTCGAAGACATTCGATTTCAACGGATCTTCTGTCACGGCTGTACCCACAGCACAACCCAGTCTTCAA ACACTTCCTCAGAAGAAACAGATCCATAGAGCTGACTTCAAATCTATCCCCATCAAATTCAACTGGTTGCAGGGAGTGGGTTTCTGATGAGGGTCTTCCCTGTCAAAGGACTCAAATTTGTTCAGGCTCCGTCTTCTCAGGACAAAGTCGACCCCATCGAAACCGATTAAGCTCACGTGAAAGTCCTCTTGAGCAGCCAAATGCTAAGTCCTGGCCAGAGCGTCCAGAAAGAAAGCCTTTACTCCCCAGGAGAGATCTTACTTTTAGAAACAAATCAGATCACGACTCAGCAGTTTCTGTAAAGCCTGGGATTGAAAGTTTTCTGCCAGCCAGCAAAGAAAATTcaccagaaaacacaaaacacttgGTCCATTcagaaaaaagaggagaaacatCCATCGGCAGCTCTTTGAATTGTCCCGTtgggtcaaaaataaaaacatctcttttcaaaaagttaaaaaaatcatCCTTAGTCATAACTAAAGCACATGTTTCCAAATATTTGGGGAGATTCGCAAGTAAATTTTACTGGAAACGATTACAAGGCAAAAACCACAGGACGCTAAAAATGAGTCAAAGCAAAGGTTCCATCAAAGAAGCTGTGTCATGTCAAGAACTGGACCAAAGGACTCCATTTGAGAACATCCGACACCGACGGTGGCACAGCACAGAGACGCTAATGAACAAGACCAGCTGGTGGATCGACAGACATCAGGGATTGGGTGGGTGGGGGAAGGAACAAGAAGACGACGGGGACGAAGGGGCGTCGGACTGCGAGAGCCTTTTTTCTCTTGACTCTTTGTCCTCTGCTTATGCAACAATTCTAGTAGAGCAACTGAGACATGAGGAACTAGCTCAGAGTGACACGGAGAGCGAAGATAGTGAAATGTCAAAGGATTCTTTGAAATTAGAAAGAAATGGGAAATTGCCAACTTTGCAAAACCAAGACGAACGCTGA